One region of Dysidea avara chromosome 1, odDysAvar1.4, whole genome shotgun sequence genomic DNA includes:
- the LOC136248449 gene encoding protein asteroid homolog 1-like, which translates to MVRGLSDFVEKKCNWKLIHLSGDLVVDGYALCHELYRPNDGYGGDYVTFAKHVSKFLRCLKKNGIKPYVVFDGVDIDQTKRQTHEKRRKQNAERAYSLFQGQLHTLIDYLPYLARLAMIETVTNVLGEEQLYVADGDADAYIASIANERKCPVLSVDSDFYIFPISGGYIPYGRLDWEKDSVRARIYYYDEFAHQCGLQDPSLLVMIPAILGDNCIQSLRLIVKNTAEETVAAVVRYLSQFSTLDSCKTYEPHNTPEIQYNIHAACYIYCCRPHEGTRLKGGGYIGKEVPMFVVDQFRKGKWAKMLMDAICFGEVDHRVAIEDIKRPWCHLIGFPIREIIYGIIRGVYGVTEHHRVQGMANYFQDELIKTKIPSQLWPLTSGSGAILNPQYPSVIKTCGDEIILEAANCTVEIKKSITKREFWFFFLVSYYWYWNAKDDTVESGMRSIILGLKERKGDVLRAIILYAMRKILSIKYSTSHLPSLPNEPIPAVVHALSQWQSVYHDLLCLNQLLLEPLPPMQISQAFNCTTVVKFFEFITDHGDQKLICEMNLDDNCKKVYEDLFSLIVNPSIGTVAKK; encoded by the coding sequence ATGGTACGAGGATTGTCTGATTTCGTGGAGAAGAAATGCAATTGGAAGCTgattcacctatcaggtgaccTTGTCGTGGATGGTTATGCGCTTTGTCATGAGCTGTATAGACCAAATGACGGCTACGGAGGTGATTAtgtgacatttgctaaacacgTCAGCAAATTTCTTCGGTGCTTGAAGAAAAACGGCATCAAACCATACGTTGTTTTTGACGGTGTCGACATTGATCAAACGAAAAGGCAGACACACGAAAAAAGAAGAAAACAGAATGCTGAAAGAGCGTATTCACTTTTTCAAGGACAACTACATACACTGATTGATTACTTACCTTATCTAGCCAGACTGGCGATGATAGAAACTGTTACTAATGTTTTGGGTGAGGAACAGTTGTATGTTGCTGATGGAGATGCTGATGCTTACATAGCTAGTATTGCAAACGAACGTAAATGTCCTGTTTTAAGTGTGGATTCAGATTTCTACATATTTCCCATCTCAGGGGGATACATTCCATATGGTCGTTTAGACTGGGAGAAAGATAGCGTTCGGGCTCGTATTTACTACTATGATGAGTTTGCACATCAATGTGGTTTGCAGGATCCTTCCCTATTAGTAATGATTCCTGCTATTCTTGGTGATAATTGCATACAATCATTGCGTCTTATAGTGAAGAATACAGCAGAAGAAACGGTTGCTGCTGTTGTGCGATACTTATCCCAATTTTCTACTTTGGACAGTTGCAAAACTTACGAACCTCACAATACTCCAGAAATCCAATATAATATTCATGCAGCTTGTTATATATACTGCTGTAGACCACACGAAGGAACACGTCTAAAAGGAGGAGGATACATTGGTAAAGAGGTCCCAATGTTTGTTGTAGATCAATTCAGAAAAGGTAAATGGGCTAAAATGTTAATGGATGCTATTTGTTTTGGTGAAGTAGACCACCGGGTAGCAATTGAAGACATAAAACGCCCATGGTGTCATTTGATAGGGTTTCCTATACGAGAGATCATTTATGGTATTATCAGAGGGGTGTATGGAGTGACTGAACACCATCGGGTTCAGGGAATGGCAAACTATTTTCAGGATGAGTTGATAAAAACCAAAATACCAAGTCAGCTTTGGCCGCTCACCTCAGGTAGTGGTGCTATACTGAACCCACAGTACCCAAGTGTTATCAAAACCTGTGGAGATGAAATAATCCTTGAAGCTGCAAATTGTACTGTTGAAATAAAGAAAAGTATTACAAAGCGAGAGTTTTGGTTCTTTTTCCTAGTTTCCTATTATTGGTATTGGAATGCAAAAGATGACACTGTTGAAAGTGGAATGAGGAGCATCATTCTTGGCCTCAAAGAACGTAAAGGCGATGTTTTGAGAGCCATTATTCTTTATGCAATGAGAAAAATACTGTCAATTAAATATTCAACTTCACATTTACCTAGTTTGCCTAATGAGCCCATCCCTGCAGTCGTCCATGCACTGTCTCAGTGGCAGTCGGTTTATCATGATCTTCTCTGTCTTAACCAACTTCTGCTGGAGCCCTTGCCACCCATGCAGATATCTCAGGCCTTTAACTGCACAACTGTAGTCAAGTTCTTTGAATTCATCACTGATCATGGTGACCAAAAATTGATATGTGAGATGAACTTAGATGACAATTGCAAGAAAGTTTACGAGGACTTGTTTAGCTTAATTGTTAATCCATCCATTGGAACTGTCGCAAAAAAATAG